The Gloeocapsa sp. PCC 73106 DNA segment GGTTCTCGAAATCCTAAAACAATTCTATTTTTTGGAATACCAGCTTCTTCTAAATCTAATGCAATACCATTTTCTGTGCCATCGCGCTGAATCCAGATTTTCTCAGAGATAATATCAATATGAATAATGCAACCATGTACACGATGACCATTATCCCACCCTACATTCATCAAAAGATAGCGATCGCGCTGTTGATCAAAAATAATCTCAGTCTCAAATTTCCCATGAGCATAAGGAACAGCCGCATAATCTAATAATACTTTTTCAATAATTTTACGATATTTATTTAAGGTATCCATTGCCAAATTTCCTCCTTAATTGGCTCAAAAACAATTAGT contains these protein-coding regions:
- a CDS encoding XisI protein — protein: MDTLNKYRKIIEKVLLDYAAVPYAHGKFETEIIFDQQRDRYLLMNVGWDNGHRVHGCIIHIDIISEKIWIQRDGTENGIALDLEEAGIPKNRIVLGFREPELRPYTGYATV